The following coding sequences lie in one Angustibacter luteus genomic window:
- a CDS encoding class I SAM-dependent methyltransferase has product MSLESVRQRAARSPLGQWILRRRFHDSGSYWEQRYAAGGTSGAGSYGADAEWKAEVVNGWVAQFGVSSVIDFGCGDGNQLSLAHYPRYLGLDRSATAVRTCIARFADDPTKSFFQYDPGATADPAGWLRADLALSLEVIFHLVEDDIREDYLTRLFAGAERFVVICAADRGDLPDGPHERHRPFTPWIAANQPQWDLVERLAPPAGVDLVSELFLYRRTESSA; this is encoded by the coding sequence ATGAGTCTCGAGTCGGTTCGCCAGAGGGCGGCGCGGTCCCCCCTTGGCCAGTGGATCCTGCGTCGGCGCTTCCATGACAGCGGAAGCTACTGGGAGCAGCGGTACGCCGCCGGCGGGACGTCGGGAGCCGGGTCGTACGGCGCGGACGCCGAGTGGAAGGCCGAGGTGGTCAACGGTTGGGTGGCCCAGTTCGGCGTGAGCTCGGTCATCGACTTCGGTTGCGGTGACGGTAACCAGCTCTCGCTGGCCCACTACCCGCGCTACCTCGGGCTCGACCGGTCGGCGACGGCCGTGCGCACCTGCATCGCGAGGTTCGCGGATGATCCGACGAAGAGCTTCTTCCAGTACGACCCCGGGGCGACCGCCGACCCGGCGGGGTGGCTCCGGGCGGACCTCGCCCTCTCGCTCGAGGTGATCTTCCACCTGGTGGAGGACGACATTCGCGAGGACTACCTGACCCGGCTCTTCGCCGGCGCCGAGCGCTTCGTCGTGATCTGCGCGGCCGACCGGGGCGACCTGCCGGACGGCCCGCACGAGCGGCACCGGCCCTTCACCCCGTGGATCGCGGCCAACCAGCCGCAGTGGGACCTCGTGGAGCGGCTCGCGCCGCCGGCGGGCGTCGACCTGGTCTCCGAGCTGTTCCTCTACCGCCGCACGGAGTCGTCGGCCTGA
- a CDS encoding lipopolysaccharide biosynthesis protein, translated as MTPGPATIATMFRPLRLDQPTVGSMRARGVLSTIGIGLQGVLRFVLSVAIGRIGGPAVLGVVNSAISAALFLSLLWPASAGAAGSKFVARARGAGDFEEATVVAAHLGRRTAASTAVLALVAVAGWATIGHGGVEAGLCVAALVVGYSGYAFTRGVQFGAGQVARATYWDVTSVLLGLGGVLVALAAGVRGTALVLPLAGAYLVYTVAGYPHGVHGRPTRVLRRELDGFVLLGVTASMASGGVLQLSMVVARVFDSAAAAGQYASALALATPASLLASSLNLVLFPAMAESWGRGDVIGFRRQTDYAMRLLLLVLVGVFGSLALCSPMLGLIFGPKYAQAEELLPILLLGVLAVSVAVVPSTAITTRSQRGMVIYSATCVGGLLVGILTWLALVPGHGVLGVAVGNVVAGLVVAVVPTAIVWRDGQRWLALMVRTVLAVAAVGALLALRQAVDLSLWVDVVLVPVFLGTWLAVSAGDVRTVLLPLLRRRRPMMDPG; from the coding sequence ATGACACCAGGCCCCGCGACCATCGCCACGATGTTCCGGCCGTTGCGGTTGGACCAGCCGACGGTCGGCTCGATGCGCGCCCGTGGCGTGCTGAGCACCATCGGCATCGGCCTGCAGGGTGTGCTGCGTTTCGTCCTCAGCGTCGCCATCGGCCGGATCGGCGGCCCAGCCGTGCTGGGCGTGGTGAACAGCGCGATCTCCGCCGCCCTCTTCCTGAGCCTGCTGTGGCCGGCCTCCGCCGGCGCGGCTGGGTCCAAGTTCGTGGCCCGGGCCCGGGGCGCCGGGGACTTCGAAGAAGCCACCGTGGTCGCGGCCCACCTCGGACGGCGCACCGCGGCGTCGACGGCGGTCCTGGCCCTGGTCGCGGTCGCGGGATGGGCCACGATCGGGCACGGCGGCGTCGAGGCCGGGCTGTGCGTCGCGGCCCTGGTGGTCGGGTACTCCGGTTACGCGTTCACCCGCGGCGTCCAGTTCGGCGCCGGGCAGGTCGCCCGGGCGACGTACTGGGACGTGACGAGCGTGCTGCTCGGACTGGGCGGGGTGCTGGTGGCGCTGGCTGCGGGCGTGCGCGGGACCGCGCTGGTGCTCCCGCTCGCCGGGGCGTACCTCGTCTACACGGTGGCCGGCTACCCGCACGGAGTGCACGGACGGCCAACCCGGGTGCTCAGACGCGAGCTGGACGGTTTCGTCCTGCTCGGGGTCACGGCGAGCATGGCCAGCGGTGGTGTCCTGCAGCTGTCCATGGTGGTGGCGCGGGTCTTTGACTCGGCTGCCGCGGCCGGGCAGTACGCCTCGGCGCTCGCGCTCGCCACCCCCGCCTCGCTGCTCGCGAGCTCGCTCAACCTGGTCCTGTTCCCGGCCATGGCCGAGTCCTGGGGGCGCGGCGACGTGATCGGCTTCCGCCGCCAGACGGACTACGCGATGCGCCTGCTGCTGCTGGTCCTCGTCGGTGTCTTCGGCTCCCTGGCGCTGTGCAGCCCGATGCTCGGCCTGATCTTCGGACCCAAGTACGCCCAGGCCGAGGAGCTGCTGCCGATCCTGCTGCTGGGAGTGCTGGCCGTCTCGGTCGCCGTGGTGCCGAGCACCGCCATCACGACCCGTTCGCAGCGCGGCATGGTCATCTACAGCGCCACCTGCGTCGGGGGCCTGCTGGTGGGCATCCTCACCTGGCTCGCGCTCGTGCCCGGCCACGGCGTCCTGGGCGTCGCCGTGGGCAACGTCGTCGCCGGTCTGGTGGTCGCCGTCGTCCCGACCGCGATCGTGTGGCGGGACGGCCAGCGCTGGCTCGCCCTGATGGTTCGCACCGTGCTCGCGGTAGCCGCCGTCGGCGCCCTCCTCGCACTGCGGCAGGCAGTCGACCTGTCCCTGTGGGTGGACGTCGTCCTCGTCCCGGTGTTCCTCGGCACCTGGCTCGCCGTCTCGGCCGGCGACGTCCGCACGGTGCTGCTCCCCCTGCTACGCCGCCGACGCCCCATGATGGACCCCGGGTGA
- a CDS encoding UDP-glucose/GDP-mannose dehydrogenase family protein, with protein sequence MSLNLSVIGTGYLGVVHAAAMVQLGHTVVAVDVDEAKITQLSAGKAPIYEPGLPELLAAALATGRLTFTTDYGRAADAHVHFVCVGTPQRPGENAADLRYVDASFEELAKHLHGPTLVVGKSTVPVGTAQRLDEMLRAKAPGGPDVTLAWNPEFLREGFAVKDTLHPDRLVYGVEAGPRGERAKALLDEVYAATIADGTPVVVTDFATAELVKASANAFLATKISFINAMSEVCEAAGADVVSLAEAIGHDDRIGAKFLGAGIGFGGGCLPKDIRAFMARAGELGADQALTFLREVDAINMRRRSRMVDIAREQCDGSFIGKRVAVLGAAFKPDSDDIRDSPALSVAAQVRLQGAHVTVHDPQAMDNARSKWPDLSYADSALEALQGAHVVLHLTEWQEYRELDPKVAAEHVAQRRVVDGRNKLDVARWTAAGWTLRALGRPTALATG encoded by the coding sequence ATGTCGCTGAACCTCTCTGTCATCGGAACCGGCTACCTCGGGGTCGTGCACGCCGCCGCGATGGTCCAGCTCGGCCACACGGTCGTGGCGGTGGACGTGGACGAGGCCAAGATCACCCAGCTGTCCGCCGGCAAGGCCCCGATCTACGAGCCGGGGCTCCCCGAGCTGCTGGCGGCGGCCCTGGCCACCGGGCGACTCACCTTCACCACGGACTACGGCCGCGCGGCGGACGCCCACGTGCACTTCGTCTGCGTCGGGACGCCGCAGCGCCCGGGTGAGAACGCGGCCGACCTGCGGTACGTCGACGCCTCGTTCGAGGAGCTGGCCAAGCACCTGCACGGGCCGACGCTGGTCGTGGGCAAGTCGACCGTCCCGGTGGGGACGGCCCAGCGGCTCGACGAGATGCTTCGCGCCAAGGCGCCGGGCGGGCCCGACGTCACCCTGGCGTGGAACCCCGAGTTCCTGCGCGAGGGCTTCGCGGTCAAGGACACGCTGCACCCCGACCGCCTGGTCTACGGCGTCGAGGCCGGCCCCCGCGGCGAGCGGGCCAAGGCGCTGCTGGACGAGGTGTACGCCGCGACGATCGCGGACGGCACCCCGGTCGTGGTCACCGACTTCGCGACCGCCGAGCTCGTGAAGGCCTCGGCGAACGCGTTCCTGGCCACCAAGATCTCCTTCATCAACGCGATGTCCGAGGTGTGCGAGGCGGCTGGCGCGGACGTCGTCTCGCTGGCCGAGGCGATCGGGCACGACGACCGGATCGGGGCCAAGTTCCTCGGGGCCGGCATCGGGTTCGGCGGTGGCTGCCTGCCCAAGGACATCCGGGCGTTCATGGCCCGCGCCGGCGAGCTCGGCGCCGACCAGGCCCTGACGTTCCTGCGCGAGGTGGACGCGATCAACATGCGTCGCCGCTCGCGGATGGTGGACATCGCCCGCGAGCAGTGCGACGGCTCGTTCATCGGCAAGCGGGTCGCGGTGCTCGGCGCGGCGTTCAAGCCGGACAGCGACGACATCCGCGACTCCCCCGCGCTGTCGGTCGCCGCGCAGGTCCGGCTGCAGGGCGCGCACGTCACGGTGCACGACCCGCAGGCGATGGACAACGCGCGCAGCAAGTGGCCGGACCTGTCCTACGCGGACTCCGCCCTTGAGGCCCTGCAGGGCGCGCACGTCGTGCTGCACCTGACCGAGTGGCAGGAGTACCGCGAGCTCGACCCGAAGGTCGCCGCCGAGCACGTCGCCCAGCGCCGGGTCGTGGACGGTCGCAACAAGCTGGACGTCGCGCGCTGGACGGCCGCCGGGTGGACGCTGCGTGCCCTCGGCCGTCCCACCGCCCTGGCCACCGGGTAA
- a CDS encoding CoA-binding protein: protein MSHANDPDVVRRLLSTPATWAVVGLSANTSRTAYGVSSWLVDRLGLRVVPVNPRGESAFGEAGYRHLSDLPDPAPGEHVAVVDCFVNSRRVGEVVDEAIAQRDRLGIEAVWLQLGVVDEAAAARATAAGLDVVMDTCPKIEFPTLGLG from the coding sequence GTGAGCCACGCCAACGACCCGGACGTCGTCCGTCGGCTGCTCAGCACGCCGGCCACCTGGGCGGTGGTCGGGTTGTCGGCGAACACCTCACGCACGGCGTACGGGGTGTCGTCCTGGCTCGTCGACCGGCTGGGGCTGCGCGTGGTCCCGGTGAACCCCCGTGGTGAGAGCGCCTTCGGCGAGGCCGGCTACCGGCACCTGTCGGACCTGCCGGACCCGGCGCCCGGCGAGCACGTCGCCGTCGTGGACTGCTTCGTGAACAGCCGGCGGGTCGGTGAGGTGGTGGACGAGGCGATCGCCCAGCGCGACCGGCTCGGCATCGAGGCCGTCTGGCTGCAGCTGGGGGTCGTCGACGAGGCGGCGGCGGCGCGCGCCACGGCCGCCGGGCTGGACGTCGTGATGGACACCTGCCCGAAGATCGAGTTCCCGACCCTCGGCCTGGGCTGA
- a CDS encoding LLM class F420-dependent oxidoreductase: protein MRFGIFVPQGWRLDLVGVDPADDWPTMRRLAQRFDATSAWESIWVFDHFHTVPVPTQESTHEAWTLMAAFAACTDRVRLGQMCTCMAYRNPMYLAKVAATIDHVSAGRVEMGIGAGWYEHEWRAYGYGFPSAGERIAMLDEGVQIMRQAWSSGVATLDGAHYQVDGAICRPLPVQQSGIPLWIAGGGERKTLRIAAQHAQYTNFDGDPETFAHKSRVLAGHCEDVGTDFDAIVRSANYNVFIGRDEAEVEERLAFYRDRLSSVVPPAEVESRFEMMRSGQLLGTPEQLVERLGALQEAGMTYAITNFFEAAHDTSAIELFEREVIPALA from the coding sequence ATGCGATTCGGTATCTTCGTCCCTCAGGGCTGGCGGCTCGACCTGGTCGGGGTCGACCCCGCCGACGACTGGCCGACCATGCGACGGCTGGCCCAGCGGTTCGACGCCACCTCGGCGTGGGAGTCGATCTGGGTCTTCGACCACTTCCACACCGTCCCGGTGCCCACCCAGGAGTCCACCCACGAGGCGTGGACCCTGATGGCTGCGTTCGCGGCGTGCACGGACCGGGTCCGGCTCGGCCAGATGTGCACCTGCATGGCCTACCGCAACCCGATGTACCTGGCCAAGGTCGCCGCGACCATCGACCACGTGAGTGCCGGCCGGGTCGAGATGGGCATCGGCGCGGGCTGGTACGAGCACGAGTGGCGGGCCTACGGCTACGGCTTCCCGAGCGCCGGCGAGCGGATCGCGATGCTCGACGAGGGCGTCCAGATCATGCGGCAGGCCTGGTCGAGCGGTGTGGCGACCCTGGACGGCGCGCACTACCAGGTGGACGGCGCGATCTGCCGGCCGCTGCCCGTGCAGCAGAGCGGAATCCCGTTGTGGATCGCCGGCGGCGGCGAGCGCAAGACGCTGCGGATCGCCGCCCAGCACGCGCAGTACACGAACTTCGACGGCGACCCCGAGACCTTCGCCCACAAGTCACGGGTGCTCGCCGGGCACTGCGAGGACGTCGGCACCGACTTCGACGCGATCGTACGGAGCGCGAACTACAACGTCTTCATCGGCCGGGACGAGGCCGAGGTCGAGGAGCGGCTGGCGTTCTACCGCGACCGGCTGTCCTCGGTGGTGCCGCCGGCGGAGGTCGAGAGCCGCTTCGAGATGATGCGTTCCGGCCAGCTGTTGGGCACCCCCGAGCAGCTCGTGGAGCGCTTGGGCGCCCTGCAGGAGGCCGGGATGACCTACGCCATCACCAACTTCTTCGAGGCGGCGCACGACACCTCCGCCATCGAGCTCTTCGAGCGCGAGGTCATCCCGGCCCTCGCCTGA